The Halomicronema hongdechloris C2206 genome includes a window with the following:
- a CDS encoding CHASE2 domain-containing protein yields MISIDIDPDTELLPCDRIPPTATSLHLKVHRVEQTCLFDLTWGQGQHLAAALPWRSELLQHYQHWQQAYLQVYRHLEDPAPAPPVSPTSLRGRVQSSGGLTSAVDWSARLVEAEAQLLYDFHRWLRSPELFEIRAQIGHQAQGQPVDLYLTCHPLEVARLPWESWEIGSEFAAVHPLRLVRSPARIRAPANAPPPRRRPRLLVILGDETGLNFAGDRAAIGALNRLAEVVFVGWQPGCHSGELKRQIANTIAADQGWDGLLFAGHSNETALTGGELAIAPGVTLTVRELAPSLAIAQQRGLRFALFNSCSGLNLAESLIDLGLSQVAIFREPVHNQVAHVFLRRFLQRLAAHDDVHTALIQASQALKLEHALTYPSAHLVPSLFRHPDAPLYRIAPKGWRQQLRAWLPTRYEVAVIGVMVTLSLLPPLQRGLLDQRLWSQAIYRDRTGQLPAASPELLLVTIDNDSLIRADISNPRPMDRRYLARVVDKTAQLQPAVISIDYLLDRPLVSDDNILAQTLETAAQDDIWFILATYLDQTGQWLTPLPALGNPDWSWQGDIKLFGQGRLVPLLLSRYSPDWPLPLAYLMALADVLSSGHQSVDLSQGHQAVPAHLTSPRMQPASVTTSAYRLGQTWLHPIVDYSLPPQRLYSQIPAWQLLESSPPQLRQDYPQAVVMIMPGGYGEAGVSELNEDNFPLPAAMAYWRQRQAPANNSTVLLGGEVHGYLFHHFRHRHLVVPLPDLWLVLMAALLSKVIDQTSLHRRRQCIFLVSGSLLYAIISLQVYVAGLVLLPIALPLATLWFYRLPFLMRR; encoded by the coding sequence TTGATATCGATTGATATTGATCCTGATACTGAGTTGTTACCGTGCGATCGCATCCCCCCCACCGCCACGTCCCTCCACCTCAAGGTGCATCGGGTGGAGCAGACCTGCCTCTTCGACCTGACCTGGGGCCAAGGCCAGCATCTAGCGGCAGCCTTACCCTGGCGCTCTGAGTTGCTGCAGCACTATCAGCACTGGCAGCAGGCCTATCTTCAGGTCTATCGTCACCTGGAAGATCCGGCCCCGGCCCCGCCAGTATCGCCCACTTCCCTGCGCGGACGAGTTCAGAGTAGCGGCGGCTTGACCTCGGCGGTGGATTGGTCGGCTCGGTTAGTCGAGGCAGAAGCCCAGCTCCTCTACGACTTTCATCGCTGGCTGCGCAGCCCAGAGCTATTCGAGATTCGCGCCCAGATCGGCCACCAAGCTCAAGGGCAGCCAGTGGATCTCTATCTCACCTGCCATCCCCTAGAGGTGGCCCGCCTTCCCTGGGAAAGCTGGGAGATTGGCAGCGAGTTTGCCGCCGTCCATCCGTTGCGCTTGGTGCGGTCACCGGCTAGGATTCGCGCCCCAGCCAATGCTCCACCGCCGCGCCGCCGTCCCCGCTTACTCGTCATCCTGGGAGATGAGACGGGCCTCAATTTCGCTGGCGATCGGGCCGCCATCGGGGCCCTGAACCGCCTGGCCGAGGTGGTGTTTGTCGGCTGGCAGCCTGGCTGCCACAGCGGTGAGCTGAAACGCCAAATTGCCAATACCATTGCCGCTGACCAGGGCTGGGATGGACTCTTGTTCGCTGGCCATAGCAATGAGACGGCCCTGACCGGCGGGGAACTTGCGATCGCACCCGGCGTCACCCTAACTGTTCGCGAACTGGCCCCCAGCTTAGCCATCGCCCAGCAACGGGGCCTGCGCTTTGCCCTCTTCAACTCCTGCAGCGGCCTCAATCTAGCCGAATCCCTGATCGACCTAGGCCTGAGCCAGGTCGCCATCTTTCGAGAACCGGTCCATAACCAAGTGGCCCATGTATTCCTGCGCCGCTTCCTGCAGCGGCTAGCCGCCCACGACGACGTCCACACCGCCCTGATCCAGGCCAGTCAGGCCCTCAAACTAGAGCATGCCCTCACCTATCCCTCGGCTCACTTAGTCCCGTCCCTGTTTCGCCACCCCGATGCCCCCCTCTACCGCATTGCCCCCAAGGGCTGGCGCCAGCAACTACGGGCCTGGCTGCCAACCCGCTACGAAGTCGCCGTGATCGGGGTGATGGTAACCCTGAGTCTACTGCCCCCTCTACAACGGGGCTTGCTAGATCAGCGACTCTGGAGCCAAGCCATCTACCGCGATCGCACCGGCCAGCTGCCGGCTGCATCGCCAGAGCTGCTGCTAGTCACCATCGACAATGATTCTCTGATCCGGGCCGACATTAGCAACCCCCGGCCCATGGATCGGCGCTATCTGGCGCGGGTCGTCGACAAAACTGCCCAATTGCAACCAGCGGTCATCAGCATTGACTATCTTCTAGATCGCCCCTTAGTCAGTGACGACAATATCCTGGCCCAGACCCTAGAGACTGCGGCTCAAGACGATATCTGGTTTATTCTAGCCACTTACCTCGACCAAACTGGGCAGTGGCTAACCCCTCTACCGGCCCTAGGCAACCCCGACTGGAGCTGGCAAGGGGACATCAAGTTATTTGGCCAGGGGCGCTTAGTGCCCCTACTTCTCAGCCGTTATAGTCCCGACTGGCCCCTCCCCCTGGCCTATCTCATGGCCCTGGCTGACGTCCTGAGCTCAGGCCACCAATCCGTCGACCTCTCCCAAGGACACCAAGCGGTACCAGCCCACTTAACCTCTCCCCGCATGCAGCCTGCCTCGGTGACCACCAGTGCCTATCGTCTGGGGCAAACCTGGTTGCATCCCATCGTCGACTACTCCCTGCCACCGCAGCGGCTCTACAGCCAAATACCGGCTTGGCAGCTCCTAGAAAGCTCACCCCCGCAGCTGCGGCAGGACTATCCCCAAGCAGTGGTGATGATCATGCCAGGGGGATACGGCGAAGCTGGTGTCAGCGAACTCAATGAAGACAATTTCCCCCTGCCTGCAGCCATGGCCTACTGGCGTCAGCGCCAGGCTCCTGCCAATAACAGCACCGTTCTCCTGGGAGGCGAAGTCCATGGCTATTTGTTTCACCACTTTCGCCACCGCCATTTGGTCGTGCCCCTGCCCGACCTGTGGTTAGTACTAATGGCGGCATTACTGAGCAAAGTAATCGACCAGACTAGCCTCCACCGGCGGCGGCAGTGCATCTTCCTAGTCAGTGGCTCCCTACTCTATGCCATCATTAGCCTGCAAGTCTATGTTGCTGGGCTGGTGCTTCTGCCCATTGCCCTACCGCTGGCTACCCTCTGGTTCTACCGATTGCCGTTTTTGATGCGACGATAA
- a CDS encoding DUF1822 family protein has protein sequence MIAFDDHIDLEHEGLDADILELTPDQVAQAATRSQADPHPERQWRIYLHGLALQGFTSWLQERAPELALGTDQVSLQDPAYAHAIDAVCGLRVGELRLCLLTSGTLVDSVLPLPKAAVELPDWAAQLFVWMEVDEHRGTARVGGVLRRDQLLRQLGPDSHQVDWALSVPLSWFERDSEQLLLYLRCLEAAALPVTTTATPDLTANHQTRLQQLLPQLQQADVLPEARLPWSLGAALLSHPDWTRWLYGVQRGQTPAWPQVNATSDLVPGGDQHGAMAAATARSPSPIAGLDPIATPQLGHRHAHHHPG, from the coding sequence ATGATTGCCTTTGACGACCATATCGACCTAGAACACGAAGGCTTAGACGCCGACATCCTGGAGCTTACCCCAGACCAAGTGGCCCAAGCGGCAACCCGCAGCCAGGCCGACCCTCACCCAGAGCGGCAGTGGCGCATTTATCTGCATGGCCTCGCCCTGCAGGGATTCACCAGTTGGCTGCAGGAACGGGCTCCAGAGTTGGCGCTTGGCACTGACCAGGTGTCTCTCCAGGATCCGGCCTATGCCCATGCCATTGACGCCGTCTGTGGATTGCGAGTCGGAGAGCTGCGACTCTGCCTGCTCACCAGCGGCACCTTGGTAGACTCAGTGCTGCCGCTGCCCAAGGCCGCCGTGGAATTGCCCGATTGGGCCGCCCAGTTATTTGTCTGGATGGAAGTGGATGAGCATCGAGGGACGGCGCGGGTAGGGGGCGTGCTGCGACGCGATCAGCTGTTACGGCAATTGGGCCCAGACTCCCATCAGGTAGATTGGGCATTATCAGTGCCTCTCAGCTGGTTTGAGCGAGATAGCGAACAGCTGTTGCTATACCTGCGTTGCCTAGAAGCCGCCGCCCTGCCGGTGACCACGACCGCCACCCCCGATCTAACAGCTAACCACCAGACCCGCTTACAACAGCTATTGCCGCAGCTGCAACAGGCTGATGTCTTACCGGAGGCCAGGCTGCCCTGGTCCCTAGGGGCGGCTCTGCTCAGTCATCCCGATTGGACCCGTTGGCTCTATGGAGTGCAACGGGGACAGACCCCCGCCTGGCCCCAGGTCAACGCCACATCTGACCTGGTCCCAGGGGGTGATCAACACGGGGCTATGGCTGCGGCAACAGCTCGATCCCCTAGCCCAATCGCTGGCCTGGACCCTATTGCCACCCCCCAACTTGGCCACCGCCATGCGCACCACCACCCTGGATGA
- a CDS encoding PspA/IM30 family protein, translated as MSDTSAFIAGCATTGAAALMLLLARMSLDETSPRPATESEPYINEAITPIPAPPPPTVDTPDTNPLEQELEQQQELIQRLETQLGEQQQQIDDLEEQLRRQEDDARTLLARLDDYQHSVDSLASQQNRLEGAQQTAGQTQTSLVWVGAGIVMIVLLGGAALMVVIVVFVASRRRESRASQAPMYPVNVPPTAYHPYYQQELITPYPLRPSPMGTPPSDYPR; from the coding sequence ATGAGCGATACGTCAGCCTTTATTGCAGGATGTGCCACCACTGGGGCGGCAGCGTTGATGCTGCTGTTAGCTCGCATGAGCTTAGATGAGACCTCGCCCCGCCCTGCCACTGAGTCCGAGCCCTACATTAACGAGGCCATTACTCCGATACCGGCACCGCCGCCACCCACGGTAGATACCCCTGACACCAATCCCCTAGAGCAAGAGCTGGAACAACAGCAGGAGTTGATTCAGCGGTTAGAAACCCAACTAGGAGAACAACAACAGCAAATTGATGACTTAGAAGAGCAACTGCGCCGTCAAGAAGACGACGCCCGCACTCTCCTAGCCCGTCTAGATGACTATCAGCACTCTGTGGATAGCCTGGCATCCCAGCAGAATCGCTTAGAAGGGGCCCAGCAGACGGCTGGTCAGACGCAGACGTCCTTGGTCTGGGTGGGAGCTGGTATTGTCATGATCGTGTTGCTGGGGGGCGCCGCCCTGATGGTGGTGATCGTTGTGTTTGTGGCTAGTCGACGACGAGAGTCTCGGGCATCCCAGGCGCCTATGTATCCAGTCAATGTGCCCCCCACCGCTTACCATCCCTACTACCAGCAAGAGTTGATCACCCCCTATCCCTTGCGTCCTTCCCCCATGGGCACACCGCCCTCGGATTATCCCCGTTAA
- the asnS gene encoding asparagine--tRNA ligase: MTQRIRDISQQGQPGEVITLQGWVRTRRSTKGLTFININDGSSMAGLQVVVNAELPDYESILKQLSTGASVSISGTLVESPGKGQRVEVQASQITVFGAADPETYPLQKKRHSFEFLRTLGHLRSRTNTLGAVFRVRNACAQAIHQFFQDQGFLWVHTPILTASDCEGAGELFTVTSLDLEQLPHTQAGAVDFSQDFFGKPAYLTVSGQLEAEIMAMAFTNVYTFGPTFRAENSNTSRHLAEFWMVEPEMAFCDLDGAMDWAEAFLKHVFRTVLEQCPEDMDFFNQRIDTSVLATAENILAHEFERITYSEAVTLLAKADRSFEFPVEWGVDLQSEHERYLTEEVFKKPVIVTDYPAAIKAFYMRLNQDGNTVRAMDVLAPKVGEIIGGSQREERLEVLERRIQTAGLPLEDYWWYLDLRRYGTVPHAGFGLGFERLVQFMTGMANIRDVIPFPRTPDNVEF; encoded by the coding sequence ATGACGCAACGGATTCGAGACATTTCGCAGCAGGGTCAACCGGGAGAGGTTATCACCCTGCAAGGGTGGGTGCGGACAAGGCGATCCACCAAGGGGCTGACATTTATCAATATCAATGACGGCTCCTCTATGGCCGGGCTACAGGTGGTAGTGAATGCTGAGTTGCCCGACTATGAGTCTATCCTCAAACAGTTGAGCACCGGCGCCTCGGTGAGCATCTCGGGCACCCTGGTGGAGTCACCGGGTAAGGGACAACGGGTGGAAGTCCAGGCCAGCCAAATTACGGTGTTTGGTGCGGCCGATCCCGAGACCTATCCCCTGCAAAAGAAGCGGCATTCCTTCGAGTTCCTCAGAACTCTAGGCCACTTGCGATCGCGCACCAATACCCTGGGAGCAGTGTTTCGGGTCCGCAATGCCTGTGCCCAGGCCATTCATCAGTTTTTCCAGGATCAGGGGTTTCTCTGGGTGCACACCCCGATTCTGACGGCCAGTGACTGTGAAGGGGCCGGCGAACTATTTACGGTCACCAGTCTCGATCTAGAGCAGTTGCCCCACACCCAAGCCGGAGCCGTTGACTTCAGCCAAGATTTCTTTGGTAAACCCGCCTATCTGACCGTGAGTGGCCAACTGGAAGCCGAGATCATGGCCATGGCCTTTACTAATGTCTACACCTTTGGCCCCACCTTCCGGGCTGAAAATTCTAATACCTCGCGGCATTTGGCCGAATTTTGGATGGTAGAGCCGGAGATGGCCTTCTGTGACCTTGATGGTGCTATGGACTGGGCTGAAGCCTTCCTCAAACATGTGTTTCGCACTGTCCTGGAACAATGCCCTGAGGATATGGACTTCTTCAACCAACGCATCGACACCAGTGTCCTGGCCACGGCGGAGAATATTCTGGCCCATGAGTTCGAGCGCATTACCTACAGCGAAGCGGTGACCCTGTTGGCAAAAGCCGATCGCTCCTTTGAGTTCCCGGTAGAGTGGGGAGTTGATCTGCAGTCGGAACATGAGCGCTATCTGACCGAGGAGGTGTTTAAGAAGCCTGTCATCGTCACCGACTATCCAGCGGCGATTAAGGCCTTTTACATGCGCCTCAATCAGGATGGCAACACCGTGCGAGCTATGGATGTACTGGCCCCCAAAGTGGGTGAGATCATTGGCGGGTCTCAGCGGGAAGAACGGTTAGAAGTCCTGGAACGGCGGATTCAGACAGCCGGTCTGCCCTTGGAAGATTACTGGTGGTACCTGGATCTGCGCCGCTATGGCACCGTACCCCATGCCGGTTTTGGCCTGGGTTTTGAGCGATTAGTTCAGTTCATGACTGGCATGGCCAATATTCGCGATGTGATTCCCTTTCCCCGCACCCCCGACAATGTGGAGTTTTAA
- a CDS encoding DUF6439 family protein yields the protein MPDTPAKSSPGRETSAQLQQYTALELAQALAEKLAIEPNDWHRLNRNRKVRAKEQLAAALVYLLSDQPEEALMRTQQASGWLDHSLTAPPCPTHGPRTR from the coding sequence ATGCCAGATACCCCTGCCAAAAGCTCACCAGGCAGAGAGACCTCTGCCCAGTTGCAGCAATACACTGCTCTGGAATTGGCCCAGGCCCTAGCCGAGAAGCTGGCCATTGAGCCCAATGATTGGCATCGCTTGAATCGCAACCGTAAGGTGCGAGCCAAGGAGCAATTGGCTGCAGCCTTGGTCTATCTGCTGAGCGATCAGCCAGAGGAAGCGTTAATGCGAACCCAACAAGCCAGTGGTTGGCTAGACCACAGCTTGACAGCGCCCCCCTGCCCTACCCATGGGCCACGGACTCGGTAA
- a CDS encoding ATP-binding protein, translating into MLALSPPPANCKWDNLSFVSTLYLCPILDLLLAGIPDPWQAEVRLGLQEALVNAAKHGNKLDPGKKISVRFTVNGDDYWWIITDQGSGFSYPCCRHKELDGDCNHSVEECGRGLYILYQVFDDVTWMQGGCELHLRKRVRRRTKFPRFTESVAHG; encoded by the coding sequence GTGTTAGCGCTTTCTCCACCACCGGCCAACTGCAAATGGGATAACCTCAGCTTTGTATCGACCCTCTATCTCTGTCCCATTTTGGATCTGCTCTTGGCAGGCATCCCTGATCCGTGGCAGGCAGAAGTTCGGCTGGGGTTGCAAGAAGCCCTAGTCAATGCCGCTAAGCACGGCAATAAACTGGATCCTGGCAAGAAAATATCGGTCAGATTTACCGTAAACGGTGACGATTACTGGTGGATTATTACCGATCAAGGCAGTGGATTTTCCTATCCCTGCTGCCGCCACAAGGAGCTTGATGGTGATTGCAACCACTCCGTGGAGGAATGCGGTCGCGGGCTCTATATTCTCTACCAAGTTTTTGATGACGTCACCTGGATGCAGGGGGGATGCGAGCTCCACCTGCGCAAGCGCGTGCGTCGTCGCACTAAATTCCCCCGCTTTACCGAGTCCGTGGCCCATGGGTAG
- a CDS encoding PDDEXK family nuclease produces the protein MGSLISADTTYLTMEAYLSRDTETDTRHELVDGTLIEMPPESDENLSIAKALFLELIKHVPADHVVWGTELVGQSETRPIVTTAWVRDGHEVSRRISVTLTQLMLTAVLMIALTPHRVCRLAATG, from the coding sequence ATGGGCTCCCTGATCTCAGCCGACACCACTTATTTGACCATGGAGGCGTATCTCTCCCGAGACACAGAGACTGATACCCGCCATGAACTCGTCGATGGGACGCTGATCGAGATGCCGCCCGAGAGTGATGAGAACCTTAGCATCGCTAAGGCTCTGTTTTTGGAACTGATTAAGCATGTGCCGGCTGACCATGTGGTCTGGGGCACTGAACTTGTTGGTCAGTCAGAGACCCGCCCTATTGTTACGACTGCCTGGGTCCGTGATGGTCATGAGGTGTCGCGGCGCATCTCCGTGACCTTGACTCAGCTAATGTTAACGGCTGTTCTGATGATCGCCCTTACTCCGCATCGAGTTTGCCGGCTCGCCGCAACTGGCTGA